CGACGGGTGCAAGCGCGGGCGCGACCGGCGCGACTTCAATCTCGGTCTCGCGGAAGGCGCGCTCGAGGTCGTCGAGCGAGACTTCGCCGGGGCGCAACGGACGTTCCAGCACCTGCTCGACCAAAGTGCCAGCTACGCTGGTCACGGGCGTGCCCTGCGCGACCGCGGGCGCTGTCGGCGCCACCGGAGGGGCGGCGACCACGGGTACCGGTGCGGCGGCAACTTCGGCAACCGCATGCGCGGCGCCTTCGGCCATCTCGTGCAGTTTCTCGATCAGGTCTTCGTCGGTGCCCTCGGGCTCGGTCTCGGTGGCCTCGAGGCCGGCGAGGATTTCCTTGATGCGGTCGATCGAGGACAGGATCAGCGTCACGGCGCCGGCCGTCACCGGCATGCCGTCGCGGAATTTGCCCATCAAGGTCTCGCCGGCATGGGCCAGCGCTTCGAGACGCGGCAGCCCTAAGAAGCCGCAGGTGCCCTTGATGGTGTGAACCAGGCGGAAGATGTTATCCAGGATCTTGGCGTCGGTCGGATCCTGCTCGAACCGCACCAACTGATTGTCGACCGTATCCAGGCTCTCGCTGGTCTCGGTCAGGAACTCCCGCAACAAATCATCCATGAAACTGGCCTTGGTACGCACCGGCACGCGACATCGACGTGCCTCGACGGAACTTGGCCAGCTTCTATGCAAAGCGTTTAATATTGGTTGAGCAAATGGAAAAGAACGGGCTCAACAAAGAGATAAGACCGCGGCAAGGAATTCCGCGGCCTGTCGTCAACCTTTGATTAACAAATTGGCGCGGGTCTAGGCGGCGGTCACGACCACCTTTTCGCCATCGAGCGCCAGCGTCACGCTCAACCCGCAGGCCTGGGCCAAGAGCCGTGTATAGTAAGGCTGCACCGCATGCGCATCGATCGACGCGGTCGAACTGGCGCTGACCAGATCGGCGATATTCTGCGGCACGCGGGCATTGAGACCGGCGGACGTCACGCGAAAGCTCATGGTCTCGCCGTCGCCGATCGGGTCGATCGTCAGCGTACCGCCGCGCGGGATGGTCTGCTGGGCAATGATCAGCATGTTCAGGAGCAGCTTGACGCGATTCTTCGGCAGCAGCACGCGCGGCAGATTCCAGCTGATGGTGATCTTGCCGTCCTCGATGTGGCCCCGCGCCATGTTCTGGGCGTCGCCGAGATCGATCTGCGCACCCGCCGATCCCGCCGCGCCAAAGGCCAAACGGCAGAACTGCAACCGCGCCGAAGCGGTCTTGGCGCTCTTGCGGATCAAATCGAGCGCGAAATCGCGATCTTCGGGCTTCGGATTGTCGTCGAGAACCTCAAGCCCATTGACGATGGCACCAACTGGACTGATGAGATCGTGACAGACCCGCGAACACAACAGTGCCGCAAGTTCGAGGGCATCGGGAGCCGGACCGGGAGACGAAGTGCCAGACATCATATGTTCCTGGAAAACCGCTGGAGTCGCGGACAGTTACGAATCACGCATGCGAGCTGGCTTGATACACTGCGCAGCCGCATGCTGCCAGCACGGGGCGACCGCAGGGGCGGAGGACGTACAGCAAATGGGCGCCGCTCATGAATGAGGCACATCCGCTTGTCGGCGATGGCGAGGCCGCTGCCGCCCTGATCGAACCGCTGACCGACCTGGTGATGGCGGCCGGCGCCGCAATTCTGGCCGTCAACCGTTCCGCCATGAAGGTCGACGGCAAGAGCGACGGATCGCCGGTAACGGAGGCCGATCTCGCGGCCGACCGCATCATCGCCGAAGGCCTGGCGCGGCTGGCCCCTCACATACCCTCGCTTTCCGAGGAGCGCGCCCGAGAGGCGCGGTTGCCCTTTGAGGACAGCTTCTTCCTGATCGATCCGCTCGACGGTACCAAGGAATTCGTCGCCGGCCGCAACGAATTCACCGT
The Bradyrhizobium sp. KBS0727 genome window above contains:
- the chpT gene encoding histidine phosphotransferase ChpT, with the translated sequence MSGTSSPGPAPDALELAALLCSRVCHDLISPVGAIVNGLEVLDDNPKPEDRDFALDLIRKSAKTASARLQFCRLAFGAAGSAGAQIDLGDAQNMARGHIEDGKITISWNLPRVLLPKNRVKLLLNMLIIAQQTIPRGGTLTIDPIGDGETMSFRVTSAGLNARVPQNIADLVSASSTASIDAHAVQPYYTRLLAQACGLSVTLALDGEKVVVTAA